In Synechococcus sp. KORDI-100, a single window of DNA contains:
- the psbM gene encoding photosystem II reaction center protein PsbM yields METNDLGFVASLLFILVPGIFLLILYIQTNSREQG; encoded by the coding sequence ATGGAAACCAACGATCTCGGATTCGTCGCCAGCCTTCTCTTCATCCTGGTTCCGGGGATCTTTTTGCTGATTCTCTACATCCAGACCAACAGCAGAGAGCAGGGCTGA